From Anoplopoma fimbria isolate UVic2021 breed Golden Eagle Sablefish chromosome 11, Afim_UVic_2022, whole genome shotgun sequence, one genomic window encodes:
- the si:ch73-141c7.1 gene encoding LOW QUALITY PROTEIN: coenzyme Q-binding protein COQ10 homolog, mitochondrial (The sequence of the model RefSeq protein was modified relative to this genomic sequence to represent the inferred CDS: inserted 1 base in 1 codon), whose product MSGGRTTPLLFIRALLKVPEAHFSKAARGNTRRANVRHLWGPCGAMAARRASLPLCPAVPISTPSRSFIKLAAPISKRRMEYTECRTLGYSPEQMYNVVANVDQYRHFVPWCKKSRVMRPEQNGEVRADIEIGFPPXVERYTSEVTVIPNHQVRAVCTDGSLFSHLETIWRFAPAAKDLPASCKVDFYVSFEFKSLLHSQLASVFFDEVVKQMVNAFESRAAMLYRNQQEARLRRRST is encoded by the exons ATGAGCGGCGGCAGAACgacccccctcctcttcatcagggCGCTGCTGAAGGTGCCTGAAGCCCACTTCTCCAAAGCTGCGCGAGGAAACACTAGAAGAGCAAATGTCAG ACACTTGTGGGGCCCCTGTGGGGCCATGGCAGCGAGAAGGGCCAGCCTGCCTCTCTGCCCCGCCGTCCCCATCAGCACACCCAGCCGCAGCTTCATCAAACTGGCTGCTCCCATCAGCAAACGAAGGATGGAGTACACCGAGTGCAGGACATTAGG GTATTCTCCAGAGCAGATGTACAATGTGGTGGCCAATGTGGACCAGTACCGGCACTTTGTTCCCTGGTGCAAGAAGTCTCGGGTCATGAGACCCGAGCAAAACGGTGAAGTCCGGGCTGATATTGAAATTGGTTTCCCCC TTGTGGAGCGCTACACCTCTGAGGTCACCGTCATCCCAAACCACCAAGTCAGG GCCGTGTGTACGGATGGATCCCTCTTCAGCCATCTAGAAACAATATGGAGGTTTGCCCCTGCAGCCAAAGACCTACCAGCCTCCTGTAAAGTGGATTTCTAT GTTTCGTTTGAGTTTAAGTCTCTTCTGCACTCTCAGCTGGCCAGCGTCTTCTTTGACGAGGTGGTTAAACAAATGGTCAATGCCTTCGAGTCGAGAGCTGCAATGCTTTACAGGAACCAGCAGGAGGCGCGGTTGAGGAGGCGGTCGACATGA
- the LOC129098950 gene encoding complement C1q-like protein 2, protein MAEKITLLETKLLKTEEEVLALRSLTAKGKSEVAFSAALRDTGSGDIGPFSTGTVLKYKKVFSNHGNSYNPATGIFTAQVSGTYFFRYSMFNNLQATPSSVTSLMKNGERLTSVWDTAGTDSHDMGSNAVVIPLTVGDNVYVELQANRTVFDDSMNYNTFSGFLLFDT, encoded by the exons ATGGCAGAGAAAATAACTCTCCTGGAGACTAAGTTGCTAAAAACTGAGGAAGAAGTCCTTGCGCTGCGGAGCCTGACCGCTAAAG GCAAAAGTGAGGTGGCCTTTTCGGCAGCTCTCAGGGACACTGGCTCTGGGGACATTGGACCTTTCAGCACTGGTACCGTACTTAAGTATAAGAAGGTCTTCTCCAACCATGGCAATAGCTACAATCCCGCAACAG GCATTTTCACAGCACAGGTCAGTGGGACGTACTTCTTTCGATACTCAATGTTCAACAACCTTCAAGCTACTCCCAGCTCTGTTACGAGCCTCATGAAGAACGGGGAGCGGCTGACGTCGGTCTGGGACACCGCAGGGACTGACAGCCACGACATGGGCAGCAACGCTGTGGTCATCCCCCTGACGGTTGGAGACAACGTGTATGTGGAGCTCCAGGCGAACAGGACTGTCTTCGATGATTCCATGAACTACAACACCTTCAGTGGTTTTCTGCTCTTCGATACATGA